Proteins encoded within one genomic window of Actinoplanes octamycinicus:
- a CDS encoding DUF2786 domain-containing protein, protein MSAREILVRVRAGELDHETALDLLTGAPAAETDAALRAVLGDEFDRLFRNGWQPVELHRAIARRGDPIQGRLVAEAAAAFLIGKDPVDDDWRAQAVQLTIAEGRRPDRITLLDASLGLLAELRLLPAIEILLPPPGTPATTVHHHADKRVLDRVRALLAKAEATDFPAEAESYSAKAQELITRYRIEEVTAPAVDVVPFARRIGVDHPYENEKASLLDAVSRANSCRTVWSPELGFSTVFGFDADIDAVELLYTSLLVQANRAMTRDEPAKGKARVKAFRRSFLIAYAARIGERLRQAADREYAGHGDLLPVLRDRDLQVRAAMEKVFPRTVRARGSRVDSLEGWESGRAAADEARLR, encoded by the coding sequence ATGTCGGCCCGGGAGATCCTCGTACGCGTCCGGGCCGGAGAGCTCGATCACGAAACCGCCCTCGACCTGCTCACCGGCGCCCCGGCGGCGGAGACCGACGCGGCGTTGCGGGCCGTGCTGGGCGACGAGTTCGACCGGCTCTTCCGCAACGGCTGGCAGCCGGTCGAGCTGCACCGGGCGATCGCCCGCCGGGGTGACCCGATCCAGGGCCGGCTGGTGGCCGAGGCCGCCGCGGCCTTCCTGATCGGCAAGGACCCGGTCGACGACGACTGGCGCGCCCAGGCCGTCCAGTTGACGATCGCCGAGGGCCGCCGACCGGACCGGATCACCCTCCTCGACGCCTCCCTCGGCCTGCTGGCCGAGTTGCGGCTGCTGCCGGCCATCGAGATCCTGCTGCCGCCACCGGGCACCCCGGCCACCACCGTCCACCACCACGCCGACAAGCGGGTGCTGGACCGGGTGCGGGCACTGCTGGCCAAGGCGGAGGCCACCGACTTCCCGGCCGAGGCGGAGAGCTACAGCGCCAAGGCCCAGGAGCTGATCACCCGGTACCGGATCGAGGAGGTCACCGCGCCGGCCGTCGACGTGGTGCCGTTCGCCCGCCGGATCGGTGTCGACCACCCGTACGAGAACGAGAAGGCCAGCCTGCTCGACGCCGTCTCCCGGGCCAACAGCTGCCGCACGGTCTGGTCCCCGGAGCTGGGCTTCAGCACCGTCTTCGGGTTCGACGCCGACATCGACGCGGTCGAGCTGCTCTACACCTCGCTGCTGGTCCAGGCGAACCGGGCGATGACCCGCGACGAGCCGGCCAAGGGCAAGGCCAGGGTCAAGGCGTTCCGCCGGTCGTTCCTGATCGCCTACGCGGCGCGGATCGGCGAGCGGCTCCGGCAGGCCGCCGACCGGGAGTACGCCGGCCACGGCGACCTGCTCCCGGTGCTGCGCGACCGGGACCTCCAGGTCCGGGCCGCGATGGAGAAGGTCTTCCCGCGTACGGTCCGGGCCCGCGGCAGCCGGGTCGACAGCCTGGAGGGCTGGGAGTCCGGCCGGGCCGCCGCGGACGAGGCGCGCCTGCGCTAG